A region from the Lolium perenne isolate Kyuss_39 chromosome 4, Kyuss_2.0, whole genome shotgun sequence genome encodes:
- the LOC139839095 gene encoding secreted RxLR effector protein 161-like — translation MKDLNGAKTPMATNCHLALDPGGKDVDPKVYRSMIGSLLYLCASRPDIVLSVGVCARYQAAPKESHLVVVKRIFRYLVHSPRFGLWYPKGYGFSLVGYTDSDWAGDKDDRKSTSGACQFLGRSLVCWSSKKQNCIALSTAESEYVAAASGCTQLLWMRQTLKDYGVTCDKVPLLCDNQSAIKIAYNPVQHTRTKHIEIQNHFIRDHVSRGDIELSFIGTHDQLADIFTKPLDEARFCYLRNELNIIDSSSLA, via the coding sequence ATGAAGGACTTAAATGGTGCAAAGACCCCAATGGCTACCAATtgccatcttgcacttgatcccggtGGTAAGGACGTGGAtccaaaggtatatcgctccatgataggctccttgctttacctttgcgcaTCTAGACCGGATATTGTGTTGAGTGTAGGTgtatgtgcaaggtatcaagccgcTCCTAAAGAAAGCCACTTAGTGGTGGTCAAAAGAATCTTTAGATATTTGGTTCATTCCCCAAGATTTGGATTATGGTACCCAAAGGGTTATGGATTCTCACTTGTTGGCTATACGGactcggattgggcgggagataaggatgataggaaatcaacctccggggcatgccaatttcttggtaggtccttggtgtgttggtcttctaagaagcaaaattgtatagctCTCTCTACCGCCGAATCCGAGTACGTGGCGGCCGCTAGTGGATGCACACaactcttatggatgaggcaaactttaaaggattacggtgtcacttgtgacaaagtgcctcttttatgtgacaaccaaagtgccatcaagattgcataCAACCCCGTACAACacacaagaacgaagcatattgagattcaGAATCACTTCATTCGAGATCATGTCTCCCGGGGTGATATTGAGTTGTCATTCATTGGTACCCATGACCAACTTgcggatatattcacgaagcctcttgatgaagcaagattTTGTtacttgaggaatgagctaaatatcatagaTTCAAGTAGCTTGGCTTGA